A DNA window from Carnobacterium funditum DSM 5970 contains the following coding sequences:
- a CDS encoding DNA-directed RNA polymerase subunit alpha — MIEIEKPRIETIEISDDAKFGKFVVEPLERGYGTTLGNSLRRILLSSLPGAAVTTIQIDGILHEFSAVDGVLEDVTSIILNVKKLALKLYSGEDKTIEIDVKGPAIVTAADIIYDSDVEILNPDLYICTVAEGARFHVRMTAKTGRGYSRAEHNKPDDMPIGVLPVDSIYTPVSRVNYQVENARVGQKDIFDKLTLDVWADGSISPEEAVSLAAKIMTEHLNIFVNLTDEARKAEIMVEKEETHKEKMLEMTIEELDLSVRSYNCLKRAGINSVQELTDKSEAEMIKVRNLGRKSLEEVKYKLAELNLSLRQDD; from the coding sequence ATGATCGAAATTGAAAAGCCAAGAATCGAAACGATTGAGATCAGCGATGATGCTAAATTTGGCAAATTCGTTGTAGAGCCACTTGAACGCGGTTATGGAACTACGTTAGGAAATTCTCTACGTCGTATCTTGTTGTCTTCTCTACCGGGAGCAGCAGTAACCACTATTCAAATCGATGGTATTTTACATGAATTTTCAGCTGTTGATGGTGTTCTTGAAGATGTAACGTCAATCATTTTGAATGTAAAAAAACTTGCACTCAAGTTATATTCTGGTGAAGATAAAACGATTGAAATCGATGTAAAAGGTCCTGCAATTGTAACAGCAGCCGATATCATTTATGATAGCGATGTTGAAATACTAAACCCTGATTTGTACATTTGTACAGTAGCCGAAGGTGCACGTTTCCACGTACGCATGACAGCTAAAACAGGCAGAGGTTACTCAAGAGCGGAACACAATAAACCAGATGATATGCCTATCGGTGTATTGCCAGTCGATTCGATTTACACCCCAGTTAGTCGTGTAAACTACCAAGTAGAAAACGCACGAGTGGGTCAGAAAGATATTTTTGACAAATTAACACTTGATGTTTGGGCAGATGGTTCAATTAGTCCTGAAGAAGCTGTAAGTCTTGCAGCTAAAATAATGACAGAACACTTGAATATCTTTGTAAATCTAACAGATGAAGCTCGCAAAGCTGAAATTATGGTAGAAAAAGAAGAGACTCATAAAGAAAAAATGCTTGAAATGACAATTGAAGAACTAGATTTATCTGTTCGTTCATACAACTGTTTGAAACGTGCTGGTATTAATTCTGTTCAAGAGTTGACTGATAAGTCTGAAGCTGAAATGATTAAAGTACGCAATCTAGGACGTAAATCACTTGAAGAAGTTAAGTATAAATTAGCTGAACTTAATTTAAGTTTACGCCAAGACGATTAG
- the rplQ gene encoding 50S ribosomal protein L17: MGYRKLGRTSSQRKAMLRDLTSDLIINERIVTTEARAKEVRKTTEKMITLGKKGDLHARRQAAAYIRNEVAAIKEEDDAVVIQSALQKLFSDIAPRYAERQGGYTRIMKTEPRRGDAAPMVIIELV, from the coding sequence ATGGGTTACCGTAAATTAGGCCGTACAAGCTCACAACGTAAAGCAATGTTACGTGATTTAACATCTGATTTAATCATTAACGAACGTATTGTAACAACTGAAGCACGTGCTAAAGAAGTTCGCAAAACAACCGAAAAAATGATTACTTTAGGCAAAAAAGGCGACTTGCATGCACGCCGTCAAGCAGCAGCTTACATTCGTAATGAAGTAGCAGCTATTAAAGAAGAAGACGATGCTGTTGTTATCCAATCTGCTTTACAAAAATTATTTAGTGATATCGCACCTCGTTACGCTGAGCGTCAAGGTGGATACACACGTATTATGAAAACAGAACCACGTCGTGGCGATGCTGCACCAATGGTTATTATTGAATTAGTTTAA
- a CDS encoding energy-coupling factor ABC transporter ATP-binding protein — translation MDKIITLKNISYQYHTTDTRPALNNISLSIEAGEWVAIIGHNGSGKSTLAKTINGLIAPNQGEVTVGGLVLSEQNIWEIRKLVGMVFQNPDNQFVGSTVQDDVAFGLENQGIPRDEMIQRVFDAIERVKMTEFMEKEPARLSGGQKQRAAIAGVVALRPAIIILDEATSMLDPQGRQEVLSTVKAIKEKANLTVISITHDIDEAANANRVIVIKNGELVQEGTPEEIFASGEKLIEMGLDLPFPEKLKLSLKERGIDVPAEYLTEEGMVDWLWTLFSKK, via the coding sequence ATGGATAAAATCATAACATTAAAAAATATTTCATATCAATACCATACAACGGATACCAGACCGGCTTTAAATAATATTTCTCTTTCTATAGAGGCTGGGGAATGGGTCGCAATTATTGGACATAACGGATCTGGAAAATCTACTCTGGCAAAAACAATCAATGGGTTGATTGCTCCTAATCAGGGTGAAGTAACTGTTGGTGGGTTAGTTTTAAGCGAGCAAAACATTTGGGAAATCAGAAAATTAGTTGGAATGGTCTTTCAAAATCCTGATAATCAATTTGTTGGCTCAACCGTACAAGATGATGTCGCTTTTGGATTAGAAAATCAAGGTATTCCAAGAGACGAGATGATTCAACGTGTCTTTGACGCGATTGAACGAGTAAAAATGACTGAATTTATGGAAAAGGAACCAGCTAGGTTATCTGGAGGACAAAAACAACGCGCGGCAATTGCTGGTGTGGTTGCATTGCGTCCAGCTATTATTATTTTAGATGAAGCTACCAGTATGCTTGATCCACAAGGCCGACAAGAAGTTCTATCTACTGTTAAAGCGATTAAAGAAAAAGCTAATCTAACGGTGATTTCGATTACTCATGATATTGATGAAGCAGCAAATGCTAATCGAGTAATCGTTATAAAAAATGGAGAATTGGTACAAGAAGGAACGCCGGAAGAAATTTTTGCGTCTGGTGAAAAATTAATTGAAATGGGGTTGGATTTACCTTTTCCTGAAAAGTTAAAGTTATCCTTAAAGGAACGCGGTATTGATGTACCAGCGGAATACCTGACAGAAGAAGGGATGGTGGACTGGCTATGGACATTATTTTCGAAAAAGTAG
- a CDS encoding energy-coupling factor ABC transporter ATP-binding protein, with protein sequence MDIIFEKVGFTYQKGTPFENRALYDIDMVIKEGSFTALVGHTGSGKSTVLQHLNALMKPTEGTVTIGDRVIRSETNNKNLKSIRRQVGIVFQFPEAQLFEETVAKDIAFGPKNFGVSEKEAMELAEKMLPLVGLDESFMERSPFDLSGGQMRRVAIAGVLAMEPQTLVLDEPTAGLDPQGRKEMMDMFYRLHKEKGLTIVLVTHLMDDVADYADHMIILEKGTVVKEGTPREIFRDEEWLKAKQLGVPSAVSFSNRLDAKLGVLGTHPSLTATELANSIAERVKALKAGEVK encoded by the coding sequence ATGGACATTATTTTCGAAAAAGTAGGCTTTACCTATCAAAAAGGGACGCCTTTTGAAAACCGTGCTCTTTATGATATTGATATGGTCATAAAAGAAGGAAGTTTTACCGCTTTAGTTGGGCATACAGGCAGTGGGAAATCGACTGTTTTGCAGCATTTAAATGCTTTAATGAAACCAACAGAAGGTACGGTGACAATAGGTGACCGGGTTATTAGATCAGAAACCAATAATAAAAACCTTAAATCTATTCGCAGACAGGTCGGCATCGTTTTTCAATTTCCAGAGGCTCAATTATTTGAAGAAACGGTTGCAAAAGATATTGCTTTTGGCCCGAAAAACTTTGGCGTTTCTGAAAAAGAAGCGATGGAACTTGCTGAAAAAATGCTTCCGTTAGTAGGATTAGATGAAAGTTTTATGGAACGTTCGCCATTCGATTTGTCTGGCGGACAAATGCGTCGAGTTGCGATTGCAGGTGTATTAGCAATGGAGCCGCAGACTCTCGTCTTAGATGAACCAACTGCTGGATTAGATCCACAAGGCCGTAAAGAGATGATGGATATGTTCTATCGTTTGCATAAAGAAAAGGGTTTAACCATTGTTTTAGTAACTCATCTAATGGATGATGTAGCTGACTATGCAGATCACATGATTATTTTAGAAAAAGGAACGGTTGTTAAAGAAGGAACACCACGCGAAATTTTCCGAGATGAAGAGTGGTTAAAAGCAAAGCAGTTAGGCGTACCTTCAGCTGTATCCTTTAGCAATCGGTTAGATGCGAAATTGGGTGTACTGGGTACTCATCCGTCGTTGACAGCTACCGAGTTAGCGAATTCAATTGCTGAACGCGTTAAAGCGTTAAAAGCAGGTGAAGTCAAATGA
- a CDS encoding energy-coupling factor transporter transmembrane component T family protein, whose amino-acid sequence MMDKLIFGRYIPGDSLIHKLDPRAKLMGSMYFIGIIFLANNWQAYTLLFLFTMFVILLSKIKLSFFINGVKPLIWLILFTVILQVLFTGGGTVYFSWGPITVSQEGILNGVYIFCRFVLIIFMSTLLTLTTMPLSLTDAIEFLLRPLLALKVPVYEIALMLSIALRFVPTLMDETEKIMNAQRARGVDFGEGNVFQQMKAIVPLLIPLFVSSFNRAEELATAMEARGYQGGEGRSKYRLLKWETRDTFVIVAYALLTVALIFLRK is encoded by the coding sequence ATGATGGATAAATTGATTTTTGGTCGTTATATCCCTGGCGATTCTTTGATCCATAAACTAGATCCAAGAGCTAAGTTAATGGGCAGTATGTATTTTATCGGTATCATTTTTTTAGCCAACAATTGGCAAGCTTATACGTTATTATTTCTCTTTACCATGTTTGTTATTCTATTATCTAAAATAAAATTAAGCTTTTTTATTAATGGTGTTAAACCACTCATTTGGTTGATTTTATTTACGGTAATCTTACAAGTCTTGTTTACAGGCGGAGGAACAGTTTATTTTTCATGGGGTCCAATCACAGTGTCTCAAGAAGGCATATTAAACGGCGTGTATATCTTTTGTCGGTTCGTGCTAATAATATTCATGTCAACCCTATTAACGCTGACAACTATGCCTCTTTCACTAACAGATGCCATTGAGTTCTTGTTGCGTCCCTTATTGGCGTTGAAAGTACCTGTTTATGAAATTGCTTTGATGTTATCGATTGCTTTAAGGTTTGTTCCAACATTAATGGATGAAACAGAAAAAATAATGAATGCGCAACGTGCGCGAGGAGTAGACTTTGGAGAAGGCAATGTTTTTCAACAAATGAAAGCCATTGTTCCGTTATTGATTCCTTTGTTTGTCAGCTCATTTAATCGTGCCGAAGAACTAGCAACGGCAATGGAAGCTCGTGGGTACCAAGGTGGTGAAGGCCGAAGCAAATACCGTTTGTTGAAATGGGAGACGCGTGACACGTTTGTTATCGTCGCTTATGCTCTTTTAACTGTTGCCTTAATCTTTTTAAGAAAATAA
- the truA gene encoding tRNA pseudouridine(38-40) synthase TruA, with protein MEKKRYKIIIQYDGTNFNGFQIQPKGRTVQGEIQRVLKIMSKGIDIKIHGSGRTDSGVHALGQVIHFDYPFPMPVENMQRAMNSLTTDEIEVCAVEIVNPNFHARYLTTGKKYMYRVDTNENTNPFKRLYAKHHEYPINLPVLKQALKDIEGTHDFSSFCATNSGRENKVRTIYEASVVEDKENGELIFTFRGNGFLYNMVRIFIGTLLQIANGRRPADDMKRLLDVKDRRQAGPTASPQGLYLVEVFYDNEKATKGTAFETIAPARTERSNDSSDKTKSLV; from the coding sequence ATGGAAAAAAAACGCTATAAAATAATCATTCAATACGATGGAACGAATTTTAATGGCTTTCAAATTCAACCTAAAGGGCGTACTGTTCAAGGTGAAATTCAGAGAGTGTTAAAAATTATGTCTAAAGGAATAGACATTAAGATACACGGATCGGGTAGAACTGATTCAGGTGTTCATGCACTAGGACAAGTGATTCATTTCGATTACCCTTTTCCTATGCCAGTCGAAAATATGCAACGAGCCATGAATAGTTTGACAACTGATGAAATTGAAGTTTGTGCTGTTGAAATCGTGAACCCCAACTTTCACGCACGGTATCTAACAACTGGTAAAAAATACATGTATCGAGTGGATACGAATGAAAATACGAATCCTTTTAAACGTTTATATGCAAAGCACCACGAATACCCTATTAACTTGCCAGTTTTAAAACAAGCCTTAAAAGATATTGAAGGCACACATGACTTTTCCAGTTTTTGTGCGACAAATAGTGGACGCGAAAATAAAGTGAGGACTATTTACGAAGCTAGTGTGGTCGAAGATAAAGAAAATGGGGAACTCATTTTTACGTTTAGAGGAAATGGCTTTTTATATAATATGGTTCGCATTTTTATTGGGACATTGCTTCAAATTGCTAACGGTCGACGTCCGGCTGATGATATGAAGCGTTTGTTGGACGTTAAAGATCGTCGTCAAGCTGGTCCAACGGCATCCCCACAAGGGCTATATTTGGTTGAAGTCTTTTACGATAATGAAAAAGCGACTAAAGGCACGGCTTTTGAAACGATAGCTCCTGCTAGAACGGAGAGGTCTAATGACAGTTCTGATAAGACCAAGTCTTTGGTCTGA
- a CDS encoding GNAT family N-acetyltransferase produces the protein MTVLIRPSLWSDYSDLIAIENQLWNESNTPQIITYSTPAEYRIQFPVGTHLVAFSESKGKVVGFIGFHPPTHLQAHKRTWTVDIGVDPMMQSSGVGKKLIDAVKEEAAKQSIHKLSLRVLGTNQRAVRFYQKNGFIIEGILKEEFWMRNQFVDDILMGFYFGK, from the coding sequence ATGACAGTTCTGATAAGACCAAGTCTTTGGTCTGATTATTCTGATTTGATTGCTATTGAAAATCAATTATGGAATGAAAGCAATACTCCACAAATTATCACTTATTCAACACCAGCAGAGTATAGGATACAGTTTCCTGTTGGAACCCATTTAGTAGCCTTTAGCGAGTCAAAGGGAAAAGTTGTTGGATTCATCGGTTTTCATCCTCCGACTCATTTACAGGCCCATAAACGAACGTGGACGGTTGACATAGGTGTAGATCCGATGATGCAAAGTAGTGGAGTAGGTAAAAAATTAATAGATGCTGTCAAAGAAGAAGCAGCTAAACAAAGCATTCATAAATTAAGTCTACGCGTATTAGGAACCAATCAGCGTGCGGTACGTTTTTATCAAAAAAATGGTTTCATTATTGAAGGGATTTTAAAAGAAGAATTCTGGATGAGGAACCAATTTGTTGACGATATTTTGATGGGTTTTTATTTTGGGAAATAG
- the rplM gene encoding 50S ribosomal protein L13, protein MRTTYMAKPSEVERKWYVVDATDIPMGRLSTVVASILRGKNKPTFTPHIDTGDFVIVINAEKIKLTGKKATDKIYYHHTGFIGGLKQVSAGELRSNNPRKLIEMSVKGMLPKNTLGRAQGMKLHVYAGTEHTHQAQQPEVLDITNLI, encoded by the coding sequence GTGCGTACAACTTATATGGCTAAACCTAGCGAAGTAGAACGTAAATGGTATGTGGTAGACGCAACTGATATCCCAATGGGACGTTTGTCTACTGTAGTAGCATCTATTCTACGCGGTAAAAATAAACCAACTTTCACACCCCACATTGATACTGGTGACTTTGTGATTGTTATTAATGCAGAAAAAATCAAATTAACTGGTAAAAAAGCAACAGACAAAATTTATTATCACCACACTGGCTTCATTGGTGGTTTGAAGCAAGTCTCTGCTGGAGAATTGCGCTCTAACAACCCTCGTAAATTGATTGAAATGTCAGTTAAAGGCATGTTACCTAAAAATACTTTAGGCCGTGCACAAGGCATGAAATTACACGTTTACGCTGGTACAGAACACACTCACCAGGCACAACAACCAGAAGTATTAGATATTACTAACCTAATTTAA
- the rpsI gene encoding 30S ribosomal protein S9, which produces MAQVQYTGTGRRKNSTARVRLVPGTGKIIMNKKDITEYMPFPYLYVIVKQPLAVTETMENYDIHVNVNGGGYTGQAGATRHGIARALLQVDPDFRAPLKAAGLLTRDPRMVERKKPGLKKARKASQFSKR; this is translated from the coding sequence TTGGCACAAGTACAATATACCGGCACAGGCCGTCGTAAAAATTCAACAGCTCGAGTACGTTTAGTACCCGGAACTGGTAAAATCATCATGAACAAAAAAGACATTACTGAATACATGCCTTTCCCATATCTTTATGTAATCGTTAAACAACCTTTAGCAGTTACAGAAACTATGGAAAACTATGACATTCACGTAAACGTAAATGGCGGTGGATACACTGGACAAGCTGGCGCTACACGTCATGGTATCGCTCGCGCGTTGCTACAAGTAGATCCAGATTTCCGTGCTCCTTTAAAAGCTGCAGGCCTATTAACACGTGACCCACGTATGGTTGAACGTAAAAAACCAGGTCTTAAAAAAGCTCGTAAAGCTTCACAATTCTCAAAACGTTAA
- a CDS encoding MurR/RpiR family transcriptional regulator — MAVSIRLQIKTMYNDFSPKEQAIADYILENPSKVAHSSISDLANELEIADSTFFQFTKKLGFNGFKNFKIAMLIQENDLSAFSIHENIQKDDTELTMAQKVFDSNISTLTDTRKLLKEQDLKQAGNMINNSNRLFFFGVGGSEIVAADAYHKFLRSSITVLHSTDYHIQLMEVSLLTNNDCAIIVSHTGRSKETICIAKIAKESGAKIIVITSQANSPLAKLGDVVFISISEETEFRSEALASRIAQLSIIDSLYVIFRFFNQEKSEDSISKVRRVISGIKE; from the coding sequence ATGGCTGTCTCAATCCGATTACAAATTAAAACGATGTACAATGATTTTAGTCCAAAAGAACAAGCAATCGCAGATTACATCTTAGAAAACCCCAGTAAAGTCGCTCATAGTTCTATTAGTGATTTAGCAAATGAGCTAGAAATTGCAGATTCTACTTTCTTTCAATTCACAAAAAAACTTGGCTTTAACGGATTTAAAAATTTCAAAATAGCCATGTTGATTCAAGAAAATGATTTATCCGCGTTCTCCATTCATGAAAATATTCAAAAAGATGATACCGAGTTAACCATGGCACAAAAGGTTTTTGATTCTAACATTTCAACGTTGACTGATACCAGAAAATTGTTAAAAGAACAAGATTTAAAACAAGCAGGAAATATGATTAATAATTCCAATCGCTTATTCTTTTTTGGTGTTGGAGGTTCTGAGATTGTAGCCGCAGATGCCTATCATAAATTCTTGCGCTCTTCTATTACTGTTCTTCATAGTACGGATTACCACATTCAGTTAATGGAAGTTTCCTTATTAACGAATAATGACTGCGCTATCATTGTTTCTCATACGGGGAGATCCAAAGAAACGATATGTATCGCCAAAATCGCAAAAGAATCTGGTGCTAAAATTATCGTTATAACGAGTCAAGCGAATTCGCCTTTAGCTAAACTTGGAGATGTTGTCTTCATTTCAATCTCTGAAGAAACGGAATTTCGTTCTGAAGCATTGGCATCTCGTATCGCGCAATTAAGTATTATCGACTCACTATATGTCATCTTCCGGTTCTTCAATCAAGAGAAATCGGAAGATTCTATTTCTAAAGTCCGTCGTGTCATTTCAGGAATTAAGGAATAA
- the gnd gene encoding phosphogluconate dehydrogenase (NAD(+)-dependent, decarboxylating), with amino-acid sequence MEVGIIGLGKMGSNLAFNLKDHKYDVKGMDMSEEALNSAMKGGINTFQTVDELLASFKGKRVIWMMLPAGNPTESVLDYLLPLLAPQDIVIEGGNSNYKDSIRRSEKFAKKEISYFDCGTSGGISGARKDACLMIGGDKEVFESIEQLFKDISIESGYLYSGASGSGHFLKMVHNGIEYGMMQAIGEGFQIVEKSDFDFDLAEVARVWNHGSVIRSWLMEIAEIQFRSSPRLEDYRGKVAASGEAKWAVETALEMGIPVPTIALSLFMRNLSQEEDNFSVKVVSALRNGFGGHEVVKKD; translated from the coding sequence ATGGAGGTTGGTATAATTGGTTTAGGCAAAATGGGCTCAAATCTAGCATTCAACCTAAAAGATCATAAGTATGATGTAAAAGGGATGGATATGTCAGAAGAAGCTTTGAACAGTGCAATGAAAGGGGGGATAAATACGTTTCAAACAGTCGATGAGCTGCTTGCTTCGTTCAAAGGCAAACGAGTAATCTGGATGATGCTACCAGCGGGGAATCCGACGGAAAGTGTGCTGGATTATTTACTCCCATTATTAGCGCCACAAGATATCGTTATTGAAGGTGGAAATTCAAATTATAAAGATTCGATCCGTCGTTCAGAAAAATTCGCGAAAAAAGAGATTAGCTATTTTGATTGTGGAACATCGGGTGGGATTTCAGGAGCACGTAAAGATGCTTGCTTGATGATTGGTGGCGACAAGGAAGTTTTCGAATCAATCGAACAACTGTTTAAAGATATCTCGATTGAGAGCGGATACTTGTATTCAGGAGCTTCCGGCAGTGGACATTTTCTGAAAATGGTACACAACGGGATTGAATATGGCATGATGCAGGCAATCGGTGAAGGATTCCAAATTGTAGAAAAAAGTGATTTCGATTTTGATTTAGCTGAAGTCGCTCGTGTGTGGAATCATGGATCAGTTATTCGTAGTTGGCTCATGGAAATCGCCGAAATTCAATTTAGAAGTAGTCCACGTTTAGAAGATTATCGTGGTAAGGTAGCAGCTTCTGGGGAAGCCAAATGGGCGGTTGAAACGGCTTTAGAGATGGGCATACCAGTACCAACCATTGCGTTGAGTTTGTTTATGAGGAACTTATCACAAGAAGAAGATAATTTTTCTGTAAAAGTGGTTTCTGCATTGCGCAATGGATTTGGCGGGCACGAAGTAGTAAAAAAGGATTAA
- a CDS encoding D-isomer specific 2-hydroxyacid dehydrogenase family protein, which produces MSKYNIAIVNSSSFGKIFPEHIKQLEKLGSVKHFTVDGDINGRDLAEILHGYNIIIVSVTPFFTKDFFDYKDELILISRHGIGYNNIDIEAAKKNDTLVTIIPALVERDAVAENNVTNLLALLRCTTEADSRVREGHWTDRAQFVGRTLFNKTVGVIGVGNTGSCVVEILRNGFRCEVLAYDPYKSAMHIKSHGAKKVGLDQLLESSDIICLCANLTDENYHMISTKEIEMMKDNVYLSNSARGALVDEKAIVSGLSSGKIAGFATDVLEEEPGDKNHPYLSFKNVVMTPHTSAYTMECLEEMGNKCVRDVENVVEGKLPERAVQEHSKYLI; this is translated from the coding sequence ATGTCAAAATATAATATCGCAATTGTCAATTCAAGTAGTTTTGGGAAAATTTTCCCAGAACATATAAAACAGCTTGAAAAGTTGGGGTCGGTCAAACACTTTACTGTTGACGGAGATATCAATGGACGAGATTTAGCGGAAATTCTTCATGGATATAATATTATTATAGTTAGCGTTACGCCATTTTTTACAAAAGATTTTTTTGATTATAAAGATGAACTTATTTTAATTAGCAGACATGGGATTGGCTACAATAATATTGATATTGAAGCGGCAAAGAAAAATGATACTCTCGTTACAATTATTCCAGCACTTGTAGAAAGAGACGCAGTTGCAGAAAATAATGTAACCAATTTATTGGCTCTTCTACGTTGTACAACGGAAGCGGATTCAAGAGTGAGAGAGGGGCATTGGACAGACAGAGCTCAATTTGTTGGAAGAACCTTGTTTAACAAAACAGTTGGCGTCATTGGGGTGGGAAATACTGGAAGTTGTGTTGTAGAAATTCTTCGTAATGGTTTTCGCTGCGAAGTGCTAGCGTATGATCCATACAAATCTGCGATGCACATTAAAAGTCATGGAGCGAAAAAAGTGGGACTGGATCAACTACTAGAGTCGTCAGATATTATTTGTCTGTGTGCGAACCTAACAGATGAAAACTATCACATGATTTCTACGAAAGAGATTGAAATGATGAAAGATAATGTTTACCTCTCCAACAGTGCACGAGGCGCCTTAGTCGATGAAAAAGCGATTGTGAGTGGTTTGAGTTCAGGTAAAATTGCTGGTTTTGCAACAGACGTTTTAGAAGAAGAACCTGGAGATAAAAATCATCCTTACCTATCTTTTAAGAATGTTGTGATGACACCGCATACTTCCGCATACACAATGGAATGCTTGGAAGAAATGGGAAATAAATGTGTCCGTGATGTTGAGAACGTTGTTGAAGGAAAACTACCTGAACGAGCTGTACAGGAACATAGCAAGTACCTTATCTAA
- a CDS encoding iron-containing alcohol dehydrogenase family protein: MLDDLKVKVGPEFYRYHIGAIDFVPDVLTEYTAKNILIVHGTVSWEKAQPKLSFLQDSRYTLSYHQYTGECSYYGADKIVEMVKEKKIDFIIGVGGGKLVDLVGYAAHVANVNFGVIPTLASNCAPWTPLSVMYKESGESEGKTEHYLRQASFFITDPELVIDSPVEYFIAGLADTLAKWYESDSILKQEHLQNEPFLQMASYTSQLCKDAITSNSTKAIADMKKLEVSEEFVHLSEIIFAVSGLVGGLGDKYARNAAAHAMHDAMSKYIAESHHFLHGEKVAYGIFYQLAIEKKWETIDQLLPLYQQLNLPTSLHQMGIFPKDEMILEQIVQFIDSKEKVHLIPVPITKDLLLNSIFELEKYINKI, translated from the coding sequence ATGTTGGATGATTTAAAAGTAAAAGTAGGCCCAGAATTTTATCGTTATCACATTGGTGCAATTGATTTTGTACCTGATGTACTAACAGAATATACTGCAAAAAATATACTAATTGTTCATGGAACAGTTTCTTGGGAGAAGGCACAGCCAAAACTCAGTTTTTTACAAGATAGCCGCTATACATTATCTTATCATCAATATACTGGCGAGTGCAGTTATTATGGTGCAGATAAAATAGTTGAAATGGTGAAAGAAAAAAAAATTGACTTCATTATTGGAGTCGGTGGGGGAAAATTAGTAGATTTGGTCGGATATGCGGCACATGTAGCTAATGTGAATTTTGGTGTGATTCCTACCTTGGCCAGTAATTGCGCTCCATGGACACCACTTTCAGTCATGTACAAAGAAAGTGGAGAATCTGAGGGGAAAACAGAACATTACTTACGGCAAGCATCATTTTTTATTACCGATCCTGAATTGGTAATTGATTCACCGGTTGAATACTTCATTGCAGGTTTAGCAGATACGCTAGCTAAGTGGTATGAATCTGACTCAATACTGAAGCAGGAGCATTTACAAAATGAACCGTTCTTGCAAATGGCGAGTTATACTTCACAATTATGCAAAGATGCAATCACTAGTAACTCCACTAAAGCAATCGCTGATATGAAAAAATTAGAAGTCAGCGAAGAATTTGTTCATCTATCTGAAATTATTTTTGCTGTTTCTGGTTTAGTTGGAGGGCTAGGCGATAAATATGCAAGAAATGCTGCAGCTCATGCTATGCATGATGCTATGAGCAAATATATTGCTGAAAGTCATCATTTTCTTCACGGTGAAAAAGTCGCATATGGTATTTTTTACCAATTAGCGATCGAAAAAAAATGGGAAACAATAGATCAATTGTTACCGCTTTATCAACAATTAAATTTACCAACATCTTTACACCAGATGGGTATTTTCCCAAAAGATGAGATGATTCTTGAGCAAATAGTTCAATTCATTGATTCAAAGGAAAAAGTTCACCTAATACCAGTACCGATTACGAAAGATTTATTACTAAATTCAATTTTCGAATTAGAAAAATACATTAATAAGATTTAG